The sequence GTCGTCATAGCCTGCCTGATCGTCTTTATGGGCGTCCTCAAGTGGATTTAGCGTTGTGACCGACCGGATTAAGGGGAGCCGGGCGATTATTTGTCCGCTCCCCTTTTTTATCGAGGGAATCCATCCCCGCACAAAAGACTTCCAACACCAAAATCTTCTGCAGGGATTATTGCCGAAAATCTTTTTAGAGCGGCAGTGATATGTTTCTAATCCCCCTTTTCATCGGCCTTGCTATCGCGACAACACTATACCTCACCATCGGCTGGTGGGGCTTCTGGGTGATCTTCCCCTGGATCGGCGCCTCCATCTCGATCGGGATCTATCTGAGAAAAATCCTGCCGAAAAACCGGAAAAAACTGGGGCGGAGGATAAGCATACTGCTGATAATGCCGGTGCTGCTGATATTCGTCCCCGTGGCCAACAACGAGAATTTCCAGCTCGAAGGAGTGATGCTAATGGTTTTCGTCGGCTTTTTCTCCAAGGGCTTTATCCACTACGCCATTGCCAAGCTCTTCGGCCCGCTTGTATGGGGGAGGGGCTTCTGCGGCTGGGCGTGCTGGACGGCCGCCGTCCTGGAGTGGCTCCCGATAAAGAGGGAGGGCGTCATCGACGAGAGGTTAAAAAAATTACGATACCTGACGCTTTCTATCTCGATACTACTCCCCCTTCTCCTCGTCTTCCTCCTGAACTACGACGTACGAGGTGACTACATCAACAGGGCCGAGCTTGGCTGGATGATTGTTGGAAACCTCGTCTACTACGGACTGGCGATACCGATGGCCTTTATCTTCAAGGACAAGAGGGCGTTCTGCAAGATAACGTGCCCGGTCTCCTTGATAATGAAGGTCCCTGCCAGATTCTCGCTAATAAAGATAAAGCCCACCGGAAACGAGTGTGTGATGTGCGGCGCATGCAGCAGGGCCTGTCCGATGGATATAGACGTGATGTCGTACATAAGCGCGGGGAAAAGCGTATCGAGCACGGAATGCATCCTGTGCGGAGAATGCGCCCTCAGCTGTCCCAACGGCGCGATAGGCTGAAGAAATTTTTTTCGTTGGTTTTGAAATCGACGACAAGGCCCCTTTCGATTATTGCAGGGCCGAGTCAAGGGGAAAAGGGATTCGTAGCAAATAGAAAACGGGGCGGGCAGCCTGAAGGATTTATAATGAATCTACGAGGATGGGCGAGCGTCCTCCGGTAGCTAGTATATCTAAGAACCATCCCCCCGACAAGAAACCCGATGACCTTTTAGAGACTTTGGAATCAGGCTTAATCTACAATCAACGGGGGATCGCCGTCTCAATCGGATTTGTCCTCAATGGCGATTACGGTGTCGCCCGCCCCCAGGAAGAAGAGGCTCTCCATCCCCGGAACTCCCCCGGAAACGCCGGAGTTTATCCCCATGAACGGGATCTTCTCCACGATTTTCCCGCTTTTCAAGTTCATCTTGATGAAGAAGCCCTCCTTGTTTCCTCCTGCGGTTCCCGCCGTAACGTACATGAAATCCCCGGCGGTCGCAAAGGAGTAGAGCCTGCTGGAATATGTAAAGGACTCCATGTTCCAGAGCACTTCCCCCCTCCGATAGTGGTATGAGGTTATCGAGTACCCGGCCGGCATCTTGCGTCTTCGGGAAAAGTAGTTCTGCGCAATAATAATACCCTCCCCTGCCTGCAAAACGTCCCCGACCACCTCCGTGTATTTTATGGCGGGCCTGATACGATCGGAGCTGTTCCAGAGGAACTTATTGTCCGTGTGATCGACCGCCCTTACCCCCTCCCGGTATCTATCGTCTATCATACACCTTTCGATCCTCACCCTGTTTTTGAAGATGTAAACCACCTTTCTGACGAGGGGGGCCGTGTCGCCCTTGACCAACGATCTCTTCTCGGGATCGAAGACAATACGATGTCTTCTCCCGAAAAGGTCTTTGAGAAGTATATATATAAGGCCGTCGCGATAGAGGAAGTTCTTCACCCCCTCTTTTTTCGGCAATACAGCCCGCATCGTCCGACTTACCAAGGGCTCCCTGAAGTAGTAAAAGCCGTGTTTCAGATCAAGGGACCAGATATGGTAATCCGAGACGGCGAAAACCCTGTCCCTCGAGAGGGCCGGCGCACAGGAGATGCGATCCCCCGATGATATTTTGAACCTCCAAATCTCTTTCATTGTTAAATGCCTCAAGGCCATTTTAAGCCTCCCTCGGCCCCATGTCAATACAGTTTTATCTGCAATCCTTACTTGAAAAAATAGATTCCATAATATATAATCTATATATGGAAAATAGAAATATGGCTGATTACGAAAGAAGAAGTCCGGAGAAGTTCGTGGAGATATATTTTTCATACAACGACTGCGAGACGGACTTGATAGGCTGCCTCCTTAAACAGGAGGGGATACCCTACATCCTGAGGGATCAGAGGATAAGCCCCTATCCGATGACGATAAACTGCTTCGGCGAGCGCCGCTTCGCGGTCCCGGAATCGGAAGTTGGGAGGGCAAGGGACCTCATCCATGACGCCATCGCCGCAGGGGCGATCATAGGAGACGGCAAGTTCAAGGAGATCAAAAAGAAGAGAGGTTAGTGAATTGAAGTTCGCCGCTGACGCCCCCCTGGGCAAGCTCTCCAAGTGGCTCAGGATCATGGGGTACGACTGCGCCTATCCCGCCGTACTTGAAGACCAGGATCCCGACGACGATAGGATATTCCTGACCCGCACCACGGGAGTCAAGGGGAAGGGGGTTCTCTTTATCGGATGCAATTACATAGAAGATCAGATAGATACCTTAAATACTCTCCTTCCTATAAAAGACAACATTAAGCCGTTTACCCGCTGCACCCTCTGCAACACGCCCCTTAAGACGATAGAAAAGGAGAGCGTTTTTACGGATGTCCCGGATTATATATATGTGACACACGATGACTTCCAAATCTGCCCGAGCTGTAAAAGGGTCTACTGGCGGGGAACCCATCGAGAGAGGATGGAGGGGATAATCGAGGCGCTCTTCGTGAGAAAACCGAATCCCAAAAGCTAAATAAACTATTTATCCCTTTAACTGAAAAAGTATTTGTGGTATAATTTATAAAACAAGTTGTACATATCAACATCGCATTTCGATTCAACACGGATTTAACGTCCTTATTTTTCAAAAAAAAGGAGGCTGTAGATGGCGGAAACAACGGACAAGGATCTCTGGGATGAGATAAAAAAGGGCGCCGCGGAAGGCTTCGAGGTTCTTAAGGAGGAAATGGGAAAGCTCACTAAGGAGCTCGAGAGGCATGGGAAAATAGTAAAGAAGAAGATGGACCTCTCCTCGATCCAGAGGAAGGTGCACCAGAGCTTTACGCAGCTCGGCGGCAGGGCCTACGAGCTGATCGAAGACGGCAAGGAAAGCACCATACTAACTGATGCGGAGTTCACCGATATAGTGGCCAGAATAAAACAGTATAAAAAGGATGTGGAATCGATAGAGGCCGAGATAGAAACCATAAAGAAATCGGGCGAGAAAACAAAATAGCAACTATCCAAAAACCGCCTTCAGAGATTTGATTGACCCATTGACCTATTGACCCATTGACCCATTGACCGATTAACCGATCAATATTCGCTCGATATTGGAGACGCGGCCACGCCTAAATCTATGGATGAATTATTAATGTAAGCCTGTACCCCTCCCCCATTTATATACAGATGTTGTATTCCACTATCATCCCCTCCAAGGCGATCAGGCGCGAGGCCGGTCGAAACATCGATTGGACGATCTCCCCCTGGGGGAAACAGGCGCGAGGCCGGCCGAAACATCAATTGGACGATCTTCCCTTCCAGAGGAAGGGTCAAAAAAAGGTTCCAAAGTATCAATTGGACAGTCATCTCCATCAGGTCTTTAAACCCAAAGCGGACATAACGGCGATACTGCGGTATCGTAATCTTAGCCCTTCCCTCCAATTCCCCACACCCTGTCTCCATAGGGAGCTCTATCTTCAGCCTCAGCCCTTGTTCTCATTTTACGCAGGCTCCCGCCATAAACGTCAAACCGACGACCTGTTCGACAGCCGAATCAAAATGGAGAATAATCAGTCTTTCTAAGCTTTACCCCCAACCGGCAAACTATCGTTTAAACAGCATGGGCAACAATTTGCCGGGACGTATATCACTTCGGCCCTTCAGGATTGACGGTCTCTAAACTGTTTTTTCCTTTTTCAAAACGGGAGATCTTTCCGAGCTTGTTGAAAAGGCTTGAGGCCAAAAGCCACAGGATCGTAATGCTGCCGATCCACAGAACCGGGATCAGCGGTATGTTGTAGCGGGGGATATTGTGTGTGAAAAGGACGTGCATGATAAACAGATAATTTGCCAGGAAGAAAAAGGCAAGATATTCCCAGTTTCCCTTTACTATTGAATAAACGGTCAAGCTGAAAAAGCCGCCGAATAAAACAAGGCTGATGAGGGGCGACAGGTTATTGCCGTACAATCCAGGGTAGGCCTCCATCTCGACGAAGATCCCCTTCCACGCGATTGGAATACAGGTCAGCAGGTGACGAATGGGATGGGTCACAAGCTGCTTAACGGCCATGGAGGTCAAGACGGAATCGGCCTTCGCGGAATCATTGTACTTCTCTATCAGCTCCCTCCTGAGCGCCCTTGCCCTGTTGCGGTAGCCGTCCGGATTGCTCCTGTACAGACGAGAGATCTCCTCGTCATTGAAGTACCTGTCTTTCAATTTTTGTGCGAACACGGTGGGCGTCCAGAGAAGGAAGTGGGCGAGATACTCCTTGCTGTTCATCATGGAATAATTCGCCCTTACCATAAGAACACTCCCTCCTCGCTCCGCAATAAAGGCCCTGTTAAAGTGAGAGTAGTTTCTCAACATCCACGGCGAGACAACGGCAAAATATGAAACCAGAAAAATGACAAGAAAAACGCCGCCCTTTTTAAGAGGAACCTTTTTCTTATATAGATAAAGAATCATAAATCCGAGCAGGAGCGGCCATGCGAGCTGAAACGTCGCCTTCGTCAAGGTCAGCATCCCGAAGAGTATTCCAGAAAGCAGGTAATATCTTTTACGTTCGTCCCTCACCGACAACATCAGGGCGATGGATGCCGCAAGGATGAGGAGTGCGGTAAGGTTTTCCGTCAGGAAGTGACGGATATTCAACAGAAGGGCTGGACTGAATCCGACCCCGAAGAGGACCGCGATCGACAGGAGCCTGCTTTTCGTGAAACGGAGGACGACACACATCGAAATCAGCGCCGCAAAAAGCAGTATAAGCATCTCCATATAGCTGGGGGACTTTGACGGAACCTGAAAACTGACATCTTCCGAGACGAAATTTCCCTGCGGGAGATTTCGCAGAGATGGGCTGAGCAACATCGCCAGGGCGAGAACGGCCGGGTAGCCCGGTTCCCGATACGAGGTCGGTGTGATATTTTCAAGCCCCGAAGTACCTACCGAAGCCATGGAGAGCGTTCCATGCCTCCCAAGATTAAAAGCCATCAGGCCTATACCGGCGGCATCCGCCTTTAAAACTATCGGGGGCTCGGGAATCATCCTGTAGGAATAGATGACAAAAACAATGACAAAAAAAAGTATAAAGAGGCAAAAAATCGTATTCACGATTTTTCTTTTATAATTTATCAACAAATTCCACTTAGCCATCGCTCAATTCCATAAGCTGTTTTGAGATGATCTTACTGGCTTAAAGGCCTGACTTCGCCCGCCGTTTGCGGGAAAATATCCCTACCCCAGCCTCTTGACCACATCCTCCCTCGATACAATACCCAGAACCTCCATATCGCTGTCCACCACGGGAAAGCTCCTTAACTTTGTTTCGACCATCAGCTCCAGGACTCTGGTAAGGGGGGTCTCGGGAGAAACGGTAAGGGGCGTTTCGTTCATAACGGTCTCAACGGCGTCGTCCAAAAGGGCGTCGTAGTTGGGTATCATTGACTTAGGGGTGATTATAAAATGCTTTATAAAATCGAGCTTCGTTACAATCCCTACCAGCTTTCCCTCCTCGATCACCGGCAAAGAGTTATAGTCGTGTCTCTCAAAGAGCGACTTTACCTCCCTCAATCCCGTGTTCGGCTCAATAGAGACCACGTCTTTTGTCATTGCGTCTTTGACGTAGAGCAAAATGAAATTCTTCATGTAAATCCCTCCAATGGATCCGTATCTTGAATAACAAGTCTGGCACAGATTAAGGTATCTCAATTGAGATGAAAAATCAACTCCAAAGATGGCCTTAAGTTGACAAAAACCTCAATATATGATAAACAAGAAACATTCAGCTTATTTTAATAGGAGTATTGATATGCCGATAATCGACGCTATAGATCTCTACCAAGATGCGAAGGAAAAAGGGTATGCGGTGGGAGCCTTCGACACAAACGTCGGAAATCCCGACTTCATCATGTCGATAATAGACGCTGCAGAGGAGCTCGACCGCCCCGTCATAATCCAGGGAGGGGCAAAACCGCTGTCAGAGCTCTACGACATCAGGGCCTTTGGGCGGGCCATAGTCTCCTTAGCCCAGGACAGGGACGCCCGGGTCGTCCTGCATCTTAATCAAGTTACCGATCTCGATCAGATTAGGGCTGCGCTGGACTGCGGCTTTAACTCCGTAATGATAAGTACGGGTAAAATGTCCTTGAAAGAAAACATAGAATTTACAAAAAAAGCGGTCGAGATCGCGGAGGTCTATAACGCCGCAGTCGAGGGGAAACTTGGGAAGCTCGGGGGGCGGGAGGACGTGGAAGAGACTCCCCAATCGAGGACCGACCCAAAAGAGGCCGCGCAATTCATAAAGGAGACCGGAATAGACGTCTTTGCCCCCTCCATCGGCACCGTCTACGGTCTGCACGAAGAAAAGCCCAAGCTGGATTTGGACCTCCTCTCGAAGCTTCAGGCCGACCTCGATATAGGGATGGTCATTCACGGCGCCTCCGGCCTGACGGTGAGGAATTACAGGGACCTTATAGAGAGGGGCGCCGTCAAGATAAACGTATCGACCGCCATGAGAACGGCTTACTTGAAAAACATCAAGAACGCCCTCAAAAAGGCCCCGGAGAGCACCCTCCCCTACGAGATCACGGCCATGGCGAGGAACGAGATAAAAAAGATCGTGATGGAGCTTATGCGCGTATTTGCGGGGCAGTGGGAATGACTGTGTAAAGGGCGCGGCACACTCGCGGCCCAATTATAACAATTCTTTCTAAAAAGGCGAATTTAACATGGGAGGGGTAAGCAGTAATATGTAATGTGGGGAATAAGGTGATGCGGGATCGGCTCCTTCTTACGAGCGAATTTGCGGGCAATTATAAAAATTCACAAACAGTTTACACGAGACAAGGATACCTGGTTTAACTCCTAAAAGTGCATGACTAAAATCGCCGCGGCAATCGGGATTAATAAACCAGCTGTAAAAAATGTACGGCACAATCTAAGCGAGCGAGGATGCCTAAAAAAGCGGGGGCGCGTCTTCTAAAGAGGGAACGATCCCGTTTTTTATTGATCGCCCTCGCCCTCTCCGCCCGGCGGCCTGACCGGTGGAGTTTGAAGCCTCATTTTATTCTCCCGGCTCATCGCGGGTACCCGGCTTTTAATCCATATAGTCCCGCCTTTTTGCTTTCCACCTTTTTTTATATAGCAATTTCAAACACTGCCGTCCCGCGCGGCCTTCGGCCACCCTGTCAGATCTTTTAAATGAGACCGACCTATCGACTCCGCGCGAATCTCCATGGGAAAAGGAGCGCAACTTTTTTCTTGACAACTTCTCCCGGTTTATATATAAAGATAGTTAGCTGCGCCTAATATTGTTATTTGTATCGAATATATAAAATCGAAGGGGGCACGAAGTGGGCCGAAAGAAAGATACGGTATCGTCGAAAACAATATTGATGTTCAACATCTTTATTGCCCTCATTCAGAAGAAGATATTAAGAGAGCGCTACGGGAAAGAGAAGACGGACGCATGGCTTAAGAGGTCCCGGGGGATTTTTAAATCGCTCTACCGAAAGATGCCGGACATCGGCGGCGGGGAGAATATGCTCTACAAGAACCTCGCGATGTCTACCTTCCTGATGCCGATGGCCGTCGTCATGAAACAGGAGGGTCTTCCGACGAGGGAGATAGGCGAGCATATCTTCAACGTCGCGGAGAGATCCAACGAGCTCTTCCTTCCGCTGATGAAGGCGCTCTCCTATGCCGATAAAAGCCAGGTCAAGAAGATGAGGCTGGCGGCCGAGAGGTCACTCAAGCGGGAATATCCCGCCGACTGGGTCTTCGAGTTCGTCGAGGGGGGAGAAAAATATCTCTATGGCTACGATATAAAGGAGTGTGCTATCCACAAGTTCTGGCGCGACCAGGGGCTCGAAGAGCTGGCCCCCTATTTATGTCTCACCGACTGGGCGAAGTGGAAGGCCATGGGGGTAAGCGTGGAGAGGACACAGACGGTCGCCAATGGCGGCGACCTCTGCGACTTCAGGTATTGTAAGGAGAAAAAGGAGTGCCCCTCCGGCTGGCCGCCGGAGTCGAACGTCGAGTGGACGGGGAAGTTCGAGCGGGGGAGATAGAGACAATTAATTGATTTTTCTATCTTGCCAAATCATTAGTTGTACAATAGGAGGATATTAAGATGGCCGACAAAGAAATTGATCCCCTGAAGGATTATAAGGGCTTCTTTGAAGAATTTCAAAATGAAAATCCGAGAGGGGCGGTAATTCTCGCCGGTGCTTTTTTTGACGCCCAATTAAGGGAGTTACTATCAAAGTTCTTTATTGACGAAAAAAAAGAAGTTGATGAGCTCCTTGGTTCCGAAGAAAAGTCGGATCGGCCCCTCTCTTCGTTTGGTTCCAGAATAAGGGCGGCATACTGCCTAGGATTGATAAGTCGAATGGAGTACGATGACTTAAAGATGATTCAAAAGATCAGGAATAAGTTTGCTCACAAAATGCATGGCTACAGCTTTAACGATCCAAAGATAGTTAGTTGGTGTCAAGAGTTGAAATTGGCAAGGATGATAGGTAATATAGATAATTCTACCTATAAACTTCCAACCTCGCACGAAAATTTGTTTGTAATAAGCGTAACTATGCTTGCTATGTGGCTTGCTATGAAAACTTTACGTGTAGAAAAGGAACGGAGATCAGTACCACCAGACACTAAAATAGGTCGTTTGTTAAGGGAAGAAGAGGAACAAAAAACATAATTTTAAGCTATAAAAGAATAATGCATTTCTAATTTGAAATTTAAGAACCTTCTGTTCAGGTTTGTCGGCCAACTGCCCCCTAACAATTACCAGAGGCCGAGCGGCGAACCCGCCCGAGGGCCTCAAGGGGCATTGTCAACCAATTCTCACCCGAGCACAAATAAACGCCCGCTCTTATTATTGCAGACATGGCGGCTGCAAAAAGAGCGGGCTTATAGCATCTTCGACCCCGGGAAAGCGTAAAGAAGAAAGAAGAAAATCCCCCATCCACCTAATGAGTCCCCTGCCCTCCTTTAAGACGCTATACCGCCTTTAAGCACATCAAAGATTAGAAACGACCAAGCCTAAGAAACAGGACTACTCCGACGGCTCGTTGACGGTGACGGTAAAGAGCTTCCTCGACGCGTTTCCGTCCACGTCCTCGATGTATATCTCCGTCCTGTGTTTTCCCGCGGGGAACTCCGCCTCGGGAACGTCCAGCTTCGTCCCCTTGACGTAGCTCTGAACCCTCGACGTGATGTTTATCGTCACGACCTTGAGATAGTTCACCTTGAGGCTCTTCATGTTTACTTCGGCGCCGCCCGACTTCTTAACAATCTCTACGTAGAGCCTGAAGGGGCCGTTCAGAACCGAGCCGTTTTCGGGGCTGTTGATTCTTATTGTGGGGCCGTTGTCGATCTCCTCCACGACCGCCCGGGTGACGCTCATTCTCGCCTCTTCCGGGGTCACAAGCATCACCACATCCCCTCCGGTCACAGCGGTGGGAGCGATCAGAAAGATAATCAGAATAAAAAAGATCGGTGACCTTGAAATCAGGGTTTTTACATTCATCTTTTTATCCCCCCATAATTAATTAATGGTTAGGTAACACCTTTATTATACTCTGTGTGCATTGTAAGTCAATATCCTCTATACCGATTACGTCCAAAAAATGTCCCCACATTATTCCCAGTCCCCCATTATGACGAAGGGCGCCCAGTAAAAGGGGTGGGAGAATTTCTCGGCAGATTTCAGGGACAGCTGGGCCTTTCTCAGGGCGGTCGGTTTATCCATTCCCGTCTTCAGG comes from Candidatus Zymogenus saltonus and encodes:
- a CDS encoding class II fructose-bisphosphate aldolase, producing the protein MPIIDAIDLYQDAKEKGYAVGAFDTNVGNPDFIMSIIDAAEELDRPVIIQGGAKPLSELYDIRAFGRAIVSLAQDRDARVVLHLNQVTDLDQIRAALDCGFNSVMISTGKMSLKENIEFTKKAVEIAEVYNAAVEGKLGKLGGREDVEETPQSRTDPKEAAQFIKETGIDVFAPSIGTVYGLHEEKPKLDLDLLSKLQADLDIGMVIHGASGLTVRNYRDLIERGAVKINVSTAMRTAYLKNIKNALKKAPESTLPYEITAMARNEIKKIVMELMRVFAGQWE
- a CDS encoding CBS domain-containing protein, which translates into the protein MKNFILLYVKDAMTKDVVSIEPNTGLREVKSLFERHDYNSLPVIEEGKLVGIVTKLDFIKHFIITPKSMIPNYDALLDDAVETVMNETPLTVSPETPLTRVLELMVETKLRSFPVVDSDMEVLGIVSREDVVKRLG
- a CDS encoding L-2-amino-thiazoline-4-carboxylic acid hydrolase, whose protein sequence is MGRKKDTVSSKTILMFNIFIALIQKKILRERYGKEKTDAWLKRSRGIFKSLYRKMPDIGGGENMLYKNLAMSTFLMPMAVVMKQEGLPTREIGEHIFNVAERSNELFLPLMKALSYADKSQVKKMRLAAERSLKREYPADWVFEFVEGGEKYLYGYDIKECAIHKFWRDQGLEELAPYLCLTDWAKWKAMGVSVERTQTVANGGDLCDFRYCKEKKECPSGWPPESNVEWTGKFERGR
- a CDS encoding Mut7-C RNAse domain-containing protein, which translates into the protein MKFAADAPLGKLSKWLRIMGYDCAYPAVLEDQDPDDDRIFLTRTTGVKGKGVLFIGCNYIEDQIDTLNTLLPIKDNIKPFTRCTLCNTPLKTIEKESVFTDVPDYIYVTHDDFQICPSCKRVYWRGTHRERMEGIIEALFVRKPNPKS
- a CDS encoding 4Fe-4S binding protein, producing the protein MFLIPLFIGLAIATTLYLTIGWWGFWVIFPWIGASISIGIYLRKILPKNRKKLGRRISILLIMPVLLIFVPVANNENFQLEGVMLMVFVGFFSKGFIHYAIAKLFGPLVWGRGFCGWACWTAAVLEWLPIKREGVIDERLKKLRYLTLSISILLPLLLVFLLNYDVRGDYINRAELGWMIVGNLVYYGLAIPMAFIFKDKRAFCKITCPVSLIMKVPARFSLIKIKPTGNECVMCGACSRACPMDIDVMSYISAGKSVSSTECILCGECALSCPNGAIG